The following coding sequences are from one Longimicrobiales bacterium window:
- a CDS encoding LLM class flavin-dependent oxidoreductase, with protein sequence MHTGVFLFGGVEMEDAGSGPPAPTDRRSDARKIWETTERIIDMGVVSEQLGFDSYWLTEHHFQHEGYEVIPNGILIGTILAERTERIKIGMAFNVVPQWHPLRLAEDFATLHNISGGRGILGVGRGTVPREAETLGAKIGSFDNPDKAAADQENREHFEEAMQIIKMALDQETFSFHGKHYDFPPPGIPDRGGEVEELTLVPRPLYPYETWQAITSPPTLELVPKWGWGGVWWNINPKFLKMFWERYAEIYEETHGRTLERGENRMLVLSTRVEDTHEKAVEAIRPGHDEFWKFLGPYGWSKGYMGDDGKPAPMGLVPTLEETLDQKIFAVGTAEDVAEQIAWYDEQIGIENLLLFPGMPGDKYEDIEEQLGRLAGDVLPKLG encoded by the coding sequence ATGCACACAGGAGTGTTTCTTTTCGGGGGCGTCGAGATGGAGGACGCCGGGTCGGGCCCGCCGGCACCGACTGATCGTCGCTCCGACGCCCGGAAGATCTGGGAGACCACCGAACGGATCATCGACATGGGAGTCGTGTCGGAGCAACTCGGGTTCGACTCGTACTGGCTGACCGAGCATCACTTCCAGCACGAGGGGTACGAGGTGATCCCCAACGGGATCCTCATCGGGACAATCCTGGCCGAGCGCACCGAACGGATCAAGATCGGCATGGCGTTCAACGTCGTCCCGCAGTGGCATCCACTACGACTGGCCGAGGACTTCGCCACGCTTCACAACATCTCAGGAGGTCGGGGGATCCTGGGGGTGGGACGGGGCACCGTGCCGCGCGAAGCCGAGACGCTGGGAGCGAAGATCGGCAGCTTCGACAACCCGGATAAGGCCGCGGCCGATCAGGAGAATCGCGAACATTTCGAGGAGGCCATGCAGATCATCAAGATGGCCCTTGACCAGGAGACGTTCTCGTTCCACGGCAAGCACTACGACTTCCCGCCGCCGGGGATCCCCGATCGGGGCGGCGAGGTGGAGGAGCTGACCCTGGTGCCCCGACCGCTGTATCCGTACGAGACGTGGCAGGCCATCACCTCACCGCCGACTCTCGAACTGGTTCCCAAGTGGGGCTGGGGTGGTGTCTGGTGGAATATCAATCCCAAGTTCCTGAAGATGTTCTGGGAGCGCTATGCGGAGATCTACGAGGAGACCCACGGTCGCACGCTCGAGCGGGGTGAGAACCGGATGCTGGTTCTGAGCACACGGGTCGAGGACACCCACGAGAAGGCCGTCGAGGCGATCCGACCAGGCCACGACGAGTTCTGGAAGTTTCTCGGACCCTACGGTTGGAGCAAGGGCTACATGGGCGACGACGGCAAACCGGCGCCCATGGGGTTGGTGCCGACCCTCGAGGAGACACTCGATCAGAAGATCTTCGCGGTCGGCACGGCCGAGGACGTGGCCGAACAGATCGCCTGGTACGACGAGCAGATCGGCATCGAGAACCTCCTGCTGTTCCCAGGCATGCCCGGTGACAAATACGAAGACATCGAGGAGCAACTTGGCCGTCTTGCGGGTGACGTGTTGCCCAAGCTTGGCTGA